DNA sequence from the bacterium genome:
ACGACTTCGCCCGCATCGTGCAGTACCGCCTCGCGACCTGACAGCGAGCACTGGCGTGACGCCACGTCATCCCGGCGAAGGCCGGGATCCAGTCAGCGGCGAACCGTAGGGTCTTGGGCTTGCCGGACCGTACGGCCGTTAGGCGCTGGTATCGTTCCTGCGATGTTCATCATGGCGCTCGTCCTGCACGTCGTGACCACGGTCGGCGTCGTGCTGCTGGTGCTGCTGCACAGCGGCCGCGGCGGCGGCCTGTCGGACATGTTCGGCGGCGGCCTGGGTGCCTCGGCGGCCGGCTCCACGGTCATCGAGAAGAACCTGGACCGCATCACGATCGTGGCGGCGCTGATCTTCGGCTTCGTCACGCTGGCACTCGCCCTCATGATGGACACCTGAGCCGGCGCAGACCGGCATCCCCGTCGGAGTGGCGGAATTTGGTAGACGCGCATGGTTGAGGGCCATGTGCCCGCTAAGGGCGTGGGGGTTCAAGTCCCCCCTCCGACACCCCAGACCAGCACCCACATGGCCTCTGATCTGCGAATATGGTAAGCCGGTGGGATCTCACCACCACTTTGACTATCGCTCACGTCGAGGTAGTTGATGGCGATTTCACCGCTGGCCACGCCCACGGTGCAAGCGACGAATCTAGTGTCCTGAGTTCCAAGTTCATGAGGATATGGTGTGGCGTCAACCGTTCGCCTTGGCGCGAAACCGCTGTTGAGAGGCTTGCTGACCTCGCCGGACACCTCAGGCGAACTTCCGGCTCAGGACACTAGGAGGCGTTCAGGGGAAGTGGCGCCGGCTCACATCTGCCGCTGCTGCCTGAATGGGCTGCCACGATCCATTGCTCCCGGGGTGCTACCGGCGATGACGCTGTCCTGCTCATCATGTACAGCCCGCCCTGTGCCGCGCGGTATTCCGACATGGCACGCGCCCGGCGCAATAACCTGATTTTCGGACCCGGCCATGTCCACGAGGTTGCCGTAGCTGTCTAAGTCCGCGCTCTGGCGCGACGGTCACATCCGGCCACACTCGAAACCCCACTACAGCGGACTCGCGGGGCTTCGAGCCGCCACGGCGGCTTGGGCCATGCGCTCCGCACCCAACACCATGACGTGGAAGACCGCGCCTTGAGGTCCACCACGGTGTTGCCCGCGACAGTTGAGGGCTGCTACAGTTGCCTCGCTGCCTCGACGGTTGTTGGGAGTGGCGCAAGTACACGGAGGTCCGCGGCAGCGGGCACTACGACAGAAAGGTGATGCGATGAATCATCGCTCCGTTCAGGTTGCCGCGAAGTGGTCGCGGCGCATGATTGACCCCAATTTCCCTGGGGCCGAGACTCACTACATGTTGGTTCCAGCGAGTGAGTTGCCGTCTGGCTTGCCTTTGGATGCGAATCCGAGGGATCCGAACATCAACCGTCCGGTCTACCGGGCGATCTCCCAGTCTCTTCGCCAAGAGGATGACAGCGTTGATGGGAGCTTCCACCTCAAGCATCGGGGAATCACGATCGTCGCCTCGACCGTGACGAAGGTGGGCGACCCTCGAGATGACGGGCTCGACGTCTTCGAGCTTCACTTCCCCGACGATGGCATCTACGGGATCGTGGACGGGGGGCATTCGTACGAGATCGTGCAAAAGGCCAACGAGGACGATGCGATCCCCGAGAATGAATATCTCAAGCTTGAGGTCATCACCGGGCTTCGCACCGAGACTCTCGTGACTGAGATCGCCGGTGGTCGGAACACGAGCATGCAGGTGCAGGCGAAGTCGCTGCTCGATCTCAACAGGGAGTTCCAGTTCCTGAAGGATGAACTAGCCGCTGAGGGCTGGAGCGAGAACGTTGCCTGGCACGAAGGCGACAGCGGCGACGTGGACGTCGTCGACTTGATTGCCATCATCTCTTGCTTCGACATCGAGAGCTACCCGGGCCGCACAAGCCATCCCGTTGACGCGTATCGGCGCAAGAAGTCGATGCTGGACCGGTTCCAGACCGATCCGGACAGATACCGCCGGCTGACGCCGATCGTCCGCGACGTTCTTCAGTTGCACGACTGGATCTCGTTCGACTCCGAGGACCGCTGGCAACAGGTCGGAGGATTCTCGGGATCCGGCGGCAAGTACGGTCGGCTGGAGATGGTCGAGGTCGCCAAGACCGGAAGGCCAGACTTCTCGTTCACATTCCTCAACGGCGATCGTTCCCGGAAACGCCTCCGGCGCCCCGCCGTGTTCCCCATCCTCGCGAGTTTCCGCCTACTGCTGACACAGGACGCCACCGGAACGCCACACGGCGCATACAAGCCGGTGAAATGGCGGAGCGGACTTGAGGAAGTAATGGAACTCTGGGCACTCGCAGGAGGCCAACTGCTGCGAACGTTCTACGAACACTGGGACTCAACAGGGCGCGACCTTCATGCTTCGGGTCGATCTCCGGCGGTCTGGGGGTCGATCTACAAGGAACTGGCGGTGATTGACTTCGAGCGACGCGGAACGTAGAGAGACGAGAGCGGGGCACCCCTCTCGGGGGAGCGCGACAGGCTCGGTGTTCCTCCAAGAGGTTGCCCGGTGTCTCGCGCCGTCAGCACGCTCGGCGTATCTGGTCGATCAACGCCCGAGGCTTGCGAGGTCCAGCATGGCCTTCTCTGTTGCTTGGCGCCTTCTCGCGGCATGGTCGAACCCGACGGGCACCGGAGGATTCGGGCCGCGCGCTTTCGGCGGCGACTCCTCTAGTCTCCCCCCACTCGGACGGGGTGAGTGATGTCTCTGCAGCACGACTTCGAGTACAACCCTGCGCTGTCGGCGGCGGCGACGTTCTTGGCTGAGGCGGATGCGTCTCGGTTCCTTCTGGTGGGCGAGCCGCTGGATGCTGGTGAGGGTCTTCCAACGGGCTTCGAGGCCGTCGCGGAGTGCCGTCATCGTTCCGAGGGAGATGGGCCTGTCTCGCTGGCGCGGGGGAATTACCGGTTCCGGTTGAGTGACGGAAATGGGGTGATGCTCGTCACCGGTGGCGAATCTCCGGCGAGTCCTACTCGTGGGAATTGCACCCCTGATGCTTCAAGTTCTCTGGAGTGTGCCCGCGATTGGTTCGAGCATCTTTGGGTGGAGGCGGATCCGATCCCGGAACCGGGGTTCGAGGTGCACGCCGATGTGGTGGTTGTCCCGGGTAATCGGGAGACGGTTGTGCGTTCGCGGCGTTTCAGCGCCGGGTCGTGGCGGTACACGGTGCGGTTGGACGGCCGGATCCGTGAGGTGCTGGAGAGTTCTCTCGCGCCGGTGGTGGTTGAGGGCGATCCGTTGGAGTGGGTCTCTCGGCCGCCTGGCGGTATGCGGGGCGTTGCCGCGACGTTGACGCGGGAGAAGCTGGCT
Encoded proteins:
- the secG gene encoding preprotein translocase subunit SecG, with amino-acid sequence MFIMALVLHVVTTVGVVLLVLLHSGRGGGLSDMFGGGLGASAAGSTVIEKNLDRITIVAALIFGFVTLALALMMDT
- a CDS encoding AIPR family protein; this encodes MNHRSVQVAAKWSRRMIDPNFPGAETHYMLVPASELPSGLPLDANPRDPNINRPVYRAISQSLRQEDDSVDGSFHLKHRGITIVASTVTKVGDPRDDGLDVFELHFPDDGIYGIVDGGHSYEIVQKANEDDAIPENEYLKLEVITGLRTETLVTEIAGGRNTSMQVQAKSLLDLNREFQFLKDELAAEGWSENVAWHEGDSGDVDVVDLIAIISCFDIESYPGRTSHPVDAYRRKKSMLDRFQTDPDRYRRLTPIVRDVLQLHDWISFDSEDRWQQVGGFSGSGGKYGRLEMVEVAKTGRPDFSFTFLNGDRSRKRLRRPAVFPILASFRLLLTQDATGTPHGAYKPVKWRSGLEEVMELWALAGGQLLRTFYEHWDSTGRDLHASGRSPAVWGSIYKELAVIDFERRGT